A genomic stretch from Penaeus vannamei isolate JL-2024 chromosome 6, ASM4276789v1, whole genome shotgun sequence includes:
- the LOC113822136 gene encoding uncharacterized protein: MAPAMSGSLPGSLPGSLPDKHDRGRPPSAHPPDAGQRGRRWTQTLLPPPATPGVILLSPAQVVPQAFCIHGCLQQSCIRALMWNLVFLHKYPKIYTLLSEEFMTTPAKPNLSTNFLV; the protein is encoded by the exons ATGGCCCCGGCGATGTCAGGCTCCCTCCCCGGCTCCCTCCCCGGCTCCCTCCCAG ATAAGCATGACAGAGGACGACCGCCTTCTGCCCACCCTCCTGACGCAGGCCAACGGGGACGGCGCTGGACGCAGACGCTACTCCCTCCTCCAGCGACCCCAGGTGTCATTTTGCTCTCCCCGGCACAG GTTGTACCACAAGCTTTCTGCATTCATGGCTGTCTCCAACAGTCCTGTATCAGGGCCTTGATGTGGAATTTGGTCTTTCTGCACAAGTATCCGAAAATCTATACACTCTTGTCAGAAGAGTTCATGACTACTCCTGCCAAGCCAAATCTGTCTActaacttcctggtctga